TCAAGGAGCAAAGCATGGTTAGTGGCAGCAACTATCGGAGCTGTGGAGGCCTCCAAAGACCAATTAGGTTTATGCAGGTGGAATTACATGATCCGATCGGTGAATCAACGTATCCGAAACAATGTGAGATCCGCTACTCAGGCGAACAGGTTCTCTTCTTCGTCCACCACCGTCGTTGCTTCCGGTAAAGATGGTGACAAGGCCAAGAAAGCTGAGGAGTCTCTCAGGACAATCATGTACTTGAGCTGTTGGGGTCCTAATTGATGAAGACAGATctaagatttttattatatttgccATCGATTGGGTCCAACAGGTTGTGTCTATGTGGTGAAATCGAAAGCTTAAGAACCTTAAATAGACGCTATGAGTCTTGGGGTTTTTTGATGGATTCTTTCGGGATACAATTAATGACAGATTCAAATTGTACAGAATGTAGAGATTAATATAAAAGTTTATGTTCATGTTACTGTATTCATTTGTTTGACGAATCAAGCTTGCCATTGTTTTTGCTATCGAAGTTCACTGTATGCTCTTCTTGGAATGGGATTTTTCTTAGAGTATTTGCACTCTCTACATTAGCTTTATTGGATATTTAGGCAAATACACATTTTGGGTATTCTTTGATATtggtgaattttttttggacCGTTATACCCCTACTATTGATCGATGTTATAATTCCATAAACTTGTATGAatcttatttttagattttatttcttatagCTCATGTTTACACGAAACTCCTTTATGTCAGAcaagttatattttttattttctcttgaaCTAAAATGCTTCGATCggagtattatttttattttctcttaatATTTTCTCATTTCATTCATAGTAACCAGAGTGAAATTCTTACTCCATACATTCCAATCCATCTGATCCCGTCAAGTTTTTTATGGATCCCAGCGGTGGTGTTACCCCTCTGCATCCTCCCTTTCCCTCTAGGATGTTTGTTGTAGGTGAAGAACCTTTGAGCATTAGGGTTACCCCTTATCACAAACCATCATGTATCACCAAAATATTAAATGCCTCCGGTGAAGATGAAGTCAGAGTCATAATGGAGTTTCCATTTGGTAAACTCGTAGAAATTGCAGAGGAACCCTCCTTCTCTGGCTGGTTTGGGTGTTTCCTGTTATTCAGACAATTGAAGGTTGCATTGTTGTCAAGGTCCATGGTAACACGACGGCTGGAAATTACAGCACGCCCCCATCTCCTCGTGTCGTTGTCAATAACTCATCTTCACCTTGTAGACCGCGATGCCAATTTCAATCTGGTTAGTATAGTTGTTGCTTATTTCAAATATCTGCATCTTTTTTACTATTATGTTGATCCTTTTTCCTTTTCCGAAGGATACCACTACTGGTCTTGCTTTTCCAAAGCCAACATTTTTGCTTGGACTTACATAGGAAGATCCCCAACTAACTGAAAAATCTCTTCCTGATGTGGATATTGGCGATGAACCTACGGACGAGGACAAAAGGTCTTCCTCGCACCAGTTCCTGCCACATACAATGATGCTTTGGTGCCCCCATATAGGAAAAGCAAGCGGCCAAAAGTAGTTCCAAGGGGGCTGGTGCGAGAGTACCATTGTGATAAATGATTCCTTACTCGTGCTTGGGAAGACTTTGTCAATGCTACTCGCAGAATCCCAAACATTGATTAGTCAAATTTGGTGTACTCTCAGAGAAACTCGGATCGACATTGTAAGTCTCACCGTTTAGCCTGCTACTTTTATATAAATTCAGAGCTTTCAAATATTTGACCATCCAGTTTATTTATTAGCGTTCCTCTGTAACAAATACAGTGTTATAAATGTTGGTGACCTATCTCTCGATAGCAGAGAGTTGACTGCAATTGTCGGAAGGTCTTCACATTTACTTTCCAACGTATGAATACTCGATCGTGAGGCTGAAGAAGTCCATGAGGGTGACGGGACCAACAATACAAGTGGAGAAGACATGGTAAGACATACTCGTTTTTTTTCAGAATTGTCCaaatttatatttggattttgaAGTACTAATATTAGCAACAATGCACTCCACACTACATTGCTACGAATGTACTTAGATTTTTATTCATAAAGATTGCAGACACTATGTTTTGTTTGGATCGCCAATGATGTTTGTgtcattttttgtttgttctgctTCTACCACATTGTTTGCTAATTTTTTCATTCCTGTCAAGGTCCAGCCAAATAAATTCTAGACCTAAGAATTTTACCCGGACACGCATTGTAAGGCTATCTGATTACCCTGCTACTTTTATAAAAATTCCGGTCAGATATATGTTTAGCTGTCTAACttaattattatcatttttctGTTACAATTACAGTAAATCTAACGGCTACACATCATAATAAGAAACCATCTCCTGCAGACTTTGTCAACCAACCAACATCAGCTTTAGTGCTCCGCAATGCCAATTGGTTTGTAGTTTTTCTTCTCGCCAATCTCTGCATCTAAACATTGATTACTAAGTTGTTCTTTGTTTTCTATATCGACGGACACTCTCGACACGAGACTTGGAGCCCTCTGAACTTAGCTACTTGGGCTTTTCTATTATCTTAATTGTGCTGTTATTTTGTGATGTTGCCTGAGCACCCTTTGGATATTTCTGGTTCTCGCTTTTGATATGTATTAATGAACTCCGACTATGTAATATTGTACCTTGTTTAAGTTTATGAAATATCGCTGTTTATTAATTCAAGTGCATTGAATAATCTCCACAGCTAAGATAATCCTTACTTGTTTAATCTTATTTCTAACCTGCTACAACTATTTCTAAATCTAGTTAAATTAATGAATCTTCACAGCTAAGATAATTTTTActtgtttaatattattttaaaccgGCTACTCTCCAAACCTAATTTAATTGAAGAATCTTTGCAGCCAAGATAATTCTTActtgtttaatattattttaaacggTTACAACTATTTTTAAACCTAATTTAGTTCAATAATCGTATAAAACTATTTCTAAACCTAATTTAATTGTATATCCTTGAGGCAAATTCTGCTCAACTAAATAAACAAGGCACATGAGGAAAATTCTAAACAAGTAATTGGGTATGTCCTTTAGGCAAAATTATTTACAACTTAGTAAAATGCTTTTTGAATCGGCCTTGTGTAATTCCCACCAATATCTAATTGAAAGTCACTAAACTCATGAATGGCCTTTGGACCAGAAATGGCCCTTATCTATACCCAGAAGTGTAATCCAGAATGGAACTTATctataatctttttattttgccGTACTAAATTTATAGACAGATGTTCCCCTAAGCTTCCAGTCTCTCTCctcaatacatattttattgtatGAGACGTGTAATTTAGAAGCCGCTTGTATCAGAATACCAAAGAATTTGATAGGTCTAATATCTGTAACTTATCATGTTTCACATAATTGGgggagaaaaataaatattgcttGTTAAGTACGAAAAGGATATTATTGTCATTTTGCTTCTATTACTGACACATTAAAGCCCACATAAGTTTTGCCTTGGGTAGTTTGCTAATTAACAAGTTCTTATAGGATTTTCATTCGATTCACTCTTTTTCTTAAAGGGTTTATTTGtgatataactaaaaaaaaagtaaagttagTTTTGTAGAAAAAGGATAGAAAGAGATAAGAGAGAATAGGAGAAAATGTGtgattttgattatataatgaATAAGTgaggtccgcgctacgcgcgagaTTTGATAGATcgagttttataaaatatttaattttgtgtaaataatatttatgttaagTTGGGTCTAGGTATGATTTTTGTTGTATACACAAAATttcaattatataactaaaaatgacCGAATTCttagtattgtttttgttttaatccCAAATTATAAGCTTTTAtagtgttttaattttataacattataaaatacataaatcaatTAGATTCGATCAAAACAGAGTGAGGTGGAGTTTTCTAATACCATTATATCATTTTTTGTGAGGATTTAAAATATAGTGGAgaatgaaatttttatttagaagAATTCTCTCTTAAAGTTATTATAGTTGTTTTGAATAATGTTAGTAATTGATATTATTAACAATTGTTGTTGTTTTCGTTTTGACTTTTCTTCGTTTCTTTTATGTGATATTTTTGGGCAATATTtgcttatatatattatgtaattaattgtactaataaatttattaataaggaAGAATGgcaaaataagaaataaaaagaaaagacaaaaaaagaatttttttttgtttgtttaaaatagtattaatattttttttgaaatattcgTCATTTTCTTCGTTCATTTAGGTTTAGGTTGACAATTTTATAATCCGATTTAATTAGAGACCATCCAGATAACTGATGTCTGAATATCCAATAAAATGTGTTTTTAAACATGATTGTTGATTTAgttagtaaaaataaattaaaatcattttaaaaatctatatttagtgggaaaaaataaacattaacttt
This Brassica napus cultivar Da-Ae chromosome C6, Da-Ae, whole genome shotgun sequence DNA region includes the following protein-coding sequences:
- the LOC106414067 gene encoding uncharacterized protein LOC106414067 produces the protein MSSRSKAWLVAATIGAVEASKDQLGLCRWNYMIRSVNQRIRNNVRSATQANRFSSSSTTVVASGKDGDKAKKAEESLRTIMYLSCWGPN